One genomic window of Panicum hallii strain FIL2 chromosome 6, PHallii_v3.1, whole genome shotgun sequence includes the following:
- the LOC112897701 gene encoding methionine aminopeptidase 1B, chloroplastic-like isoform X8 — MAARVPAAELNQHRSSPFAASHCRRPRACFPFLTPLSSLKPPSLLASSLSPLLLLVLAGDAAPQAPLRVASRTPRRTEESNRIICRAAEVQGAGGGARRRREPLRRGAVSARLPVPDHIPRPPYVGADAIPDVCPDRQVHDGESIMRMLDACELAARVLQYAGTLVKPAVTTDEIDRAVHQMIVDAGAYPSPLGYGGFPKSVCTSVNECTCHGIPDSRELQDGDIINIDVTVYLNGYHGDTSRTYFCGDVDEPTKQLVKVTEECMMRGISACRHGASFKDIGQRISEHASKYGYGIDPFVGHGVGRIFHCEPIIWSTCQTFTIELTACRADAVDGEHAVRAVG; from the exons ATGGCGGCGAGGGTCCCGGCGGCGGAGCTCAACCAGCACCGCTCATCGCCGTTTGCCGCATCCCACTGTCGCCGTCCACGTGCGTGCTTTCCCTTCCTCACCCCTCTGTCCTCTCTAAAGCCACCATCCTTGCTAGCGTCTTCCTTGTCCCCACTGCTGCTTCTTGTTCTTGCAGGCGACGCCGCCCCTCAGGCGCCTCTCCGCGTAGCATCCAGAACGCCGCGGAGAACGGAAGAATCCAACAGGATCATCTGCAG GGCTGCAGAGGTTCAgggcgccggaggaggagccaggaggaggagggagccgCTGCGGCGGGGGGCCGTCAGCGCGCGCCTCCCGGTGCCGGACCACATCCCCCGGCCTCCGTACGTCGGCGCGGACGCCATCCCGGACGTGTGCCCGGACCGGCAGGTGCACGACGGCGAGAGCATCATGCGTATGCTGGACGCCTGCGAGCTCGCCGCCCGGGTTCTCCAGTACGCAGGAACACTGGTCAAA CCGGCTGTGACGACGGATGAGATCGACAGGGCTGTGCACCAGATGATCGTGGACGCCGGCGCCTACCCGTCGCCCCTTGGATATGGCGGGTTTCCGAAGAGCGTCTGCACGTCGGTGAACGAGTGCACCTGCCACGGGATCCCTGATTCTCGCGAGCTACAG GATGGAGACATTATCAACATTGATGTTACTGTCTACTTAAAC GGCTATCATGGGGACACCTCAAGAACATACTTTTGTGGAGATGTTGATGAACCTACTAAACAACTTGTAAAG GTCACTGAAGAGTGCATGATGAGGGGCATATCGGCCTGCAGACATGGTGCTAGTTTCAAGGACATTGGCCAGAGAATAAG TGAGCATGCCAGCAAGTATGGCTATGGCATCGACCCCTTCGTTGGGCATGGCGTTGGGAGGATATTCCATTGCGAACCCATCATATGGAGTACAT GCCAGACGTTCACCATCG AATTGACTGCGTGCAGAGCCGACGCTGTCGATGGGGAGCACGCAGTGCGTGCTGTGGGATGA